Proteins from one Brassica rapa cultivar Chiifu-401-42 unplaced genomic scaffold, CAAS_Brap_v3.01 Scaffold0526, whole genome shotgun sequence genomic window:
- the LOC117130521 gene encoding uncharacterized protein LOC117130521 — MERREQDQVFGLLLTLDPPFNDVIKHMLRMPSLPSMEEVCAQLQKEEGSLGLFGSKGDLALANKAEEGAQANRAAYKTDERKYGYERRFGGNCDHCKKPGHKRSQCWILHPHLKPAKFNKDREARANLSTEACEAGPSGAGSSAQVGESAGKAMATHYTAAKSLEHEVIRKSDIDALIKALKESGY, encoded by the exons atggagaggagggaacaggatcaggtgtttgggttgctgtTGACGTTGGATCCTCCgttcaatgatgtgatcaaaCACATGCTGAGGATGCCAAGtcttccatccatggaggaagtgtgtgcacagcttcagaaggaggaagggtctCTTGGTCTCTTCGGAAGCAAGGGAGACTTAGCTCTAGccaacaaggctgaggaaggagcgCAAGCTAACCGTGCAGCATACAAAACTGATGAGAGGAAGTATGGTTATGAGAGGAGGTTTGGaggcaactgtgatcactgcaagaagccgggacacaagaggagccagtgctggatccttcatccccatctcaagccggccaagttcaacaaggatcgaGAAGCCAGAGCTAACCTGTCTACTGAAGCATGTGAAGCCGGTCCATCAGGAGCAGGCTCAAGTGCACAAGTGGGTGAAAGCGCAGGCAAGGCAATGGCAACTCACTACACGGCCGCAAAGAGTTTGGAGCATGAAGTGATCCGCAAATCTGACattgatgccctcatcaaagctcttaaggagtctg gatattga